The window TTGCCGTTGTTGGCATGTCTGCTAGCTCTATTATTGTTGTGTCTAACTCGTTAAGGCTTTTAAAAGAGCAAGGTAAATAATGGAAAGTTTATACATACTTATTCCAATTGCGATCGTACTAGTGTGCATCGCTGTCGGTATCTTTCTATGGGCCGTTAAGAGCGAACAGTTTGAAGACCTTGAGCGTCAAGGCCACAACATTCTGTTTGATGAAGACACTAATGCTCATAATCATTCTGATAGTAAACCTGTTAAGAACGAGAAAGCTAACGTAGAAAGCCAAACTAACTTAGACAAAAAGAACGATGACGCCTGATTGGATCGGAGCCTTTGTTGTTGGGTTGATCGGCGCAGGTCACTGCATGGGAATGTGTGGTGGCATTGCGTCGCTTCTTTCAATTGGCAACAGTAAACCTTCCCCTATCATTCCCCTGCTTTATAACCTAGGACGCTTGCTAAGCTATGCCGTGATTGGTGGTGTGATTGGTGGTGCAATTTCTTCTATAGGTCAGCTAAGCGATTTTAACGCTCTGCTAGGTTGGCTGCGATTATTTGCTGCTGGCTTTATGATCGTCTTAGGTTTGTATATCGGTAAATGGTGGTTCGGCTTGTTGTTCTTTGAAA is drawn from Vibrio sp. SNU_ST1 and contains these coding sequences:
- the ccoS gene encoding cbb3-type cytochrome oxidase assembly protein CcoS, which gives rise to MESLYILIPIAIVLVCIAVGIFLWAVKSEQFEDLERQGHNILFDEDTNAHNHSDSKPVKNEKANVESQTNLDKKNDDA